One Acidobacteriota bacterium DNA segment encodes these proteins:
- a CDS encoding acetyl-CoA carboxylase carboxyltransferase subunit alpha — protein MNQLQIVPLEAIERVKLARHDRRPYALDFIERIFTDFVEVHGDRKFGDDSAIVAGVANFRGKPIAIVAHQKGRDLKERQARNFGMPKPDGYRKALRVMKMAEKFNRPIFCLIDTPGAYPGIDAEERGQAEAIAYNLREMSRIRVPIIVTVTGEGGSGGALAIGVGDSVSILENAVYSVITPEGCAAILWKDAKLAPQAAASMKMTAPDLLSLGIVDHVVAEPEGGAHEDWDEASAILGDHLAGVLAASGDLTVEERLEKRYQKFRLLGESLS, from the coding sequence ATGAATCAACTGCAAATCGTTCCTTTGGAAGCCATTGAGCGCGTAAAATTGGCCAGACATGATCGCCGTCCTTACGCGCTGGATTTTATTGAACGCATTTTTACAGATTTCGTCGAAGTGCACGGCGATAGGAAATTCGGTGACGACTCCGCAATCGTTGCCGGGGTTGCCAATTTTCGAGGAAAGCCAATCGCAATCGTAGCTCACCAAAAGGGAAGAGATCTCAAAGAGCGCCAAGCTCGCAATTTTGGGATGCCGAAACCGGATGGCTATCGAAAAGCCTTGCGCGTGATGAAAATGGCCGAGAAGTTCAACCGGCCAATTTTTTGTTTGATTGACACGCCTGGCGCTTATCCAGGAATTGATGCTGAAGAGCGTGGCCAGGCCGAAGCCATTGCGTATAACCTGAGAGAGATGTCACGGATTCGCGTTCCAATCATTGTTACTGTCACGGGTGAAGGAGGCTCCGGCGGAGCTTTGGCGATTGGCGTTGGGGATAGCGTCAGCATACTGGAAAATGCTGTTTATTCGGTCATTACTCCTGAAGGCTGTGCGGCGATTTTATGGAAAGATGCGAAACTTGCGCCGCAGGCGGCTGCGAGTATGAAGATGACCGCTCCCGATTTGCTGAGCCTGGGGATCGTGGACCACGTGGTCGCTGAACCTGAAGGTGGCGCGCATGAGGATTGGGACGAAGCATCTGCAATTCTTGGTGATCATTTAGCCGGAGTGTTGGCTGCTTCCGGAGATTTGACCGTTGAAGAGCGATTAGAGAAACGGTATCAGAAGTTTCGGCTGTTGGGCGAGTCTTTGAGTTAG
- a CDS encoding single-stranded DNA-binding protein: protein MASFNKIVIVGYLGRDPEIRYMPDGTAVCNFSVATTEKKKDRSGEAQDVTTWFRINVWGKQAEAANQYLSKGRQVYVEGRLSQQEYTDRDGNRRSSLDVRATDVQFLGPRGEEGSSSYQQSHPASGANPNQPADSGEPDDHVPF, encoded by the coding sequence ATGGCTTCGTTTAATAAAATCGTCATCGTCGGATATTTAGGCAGGGATCCGGAAATTCGGTATATGCCTGATGGCACGGCGGTCTGTAATTTTTCCGTTGCAACAACTGAAAAGAAGAAGGATCGCTCAGGTGAGGCTCAAGATGTCACGACTTGGTTCAGAATCAATGTCTGGGGAAAACAGGCAGAAGCTGCCAATCAATACCTTTCCAAAGGCAGACAAGTGTATGTGGAAGGAAGGCTCAGCCAGCAGGAATACACGGATCGCGATGGGAATCGTAGAAGTTCGCTGGATGTTAGAGCGACCGATGTTCAATTTCTAGGCCCAAGAGGCGAGGAAGGATCTTCGTCTTATCAACAATCTCACCCCGCATCAGGGGCAAACCCAAACCAGCCTGCGGATAGCGGCGAACCTGATGATCATGTCCCTTTCTAA